A section of the Sceloporus undulatus isolate JIND9_A2432 ecotype Alabama chromosome 3, SceUnd_v1.1, whole genome shotgun sequence genome encodes:
- the LOC121925581 gene encoding basic proline-rich protein-like yields TPTNPPPPPKTPPPTPPPPTQPPQHRHPPPTPHTPPPPQTPPHHPPPPPPPPNPSPPHTPHPPPAPTPTKTQPTQPPPHPQPPPPPTHPHHPPPPPPPPHNPPHHPPTPTHTPPPPPPPPTQPHPHPPPPHQTPTPTHPPTPPPPTPQNPPPPPPQPPPTTPPPPTPTHHNPPPPTPPPPPPTPPKPPPPHHTPPPHNTTPTPPPPPPPPQPPPPTPPPPTPHHSTPTPPPQPTPPPPTTPPTPHPPPPPPPPQPPPPTPPPPTPPPPPKPPPPPPPPPPPPPPPPPPPPNPPPTPHPTPPPPHHPHPPPATPPPHKPTPTPPPPPPPPPTHHHPPPPPTTPPPPPPPPPPPPPHPPPPHPPPHPTPPPPHPNPPPPNPPPP; encoded by the exons accccaaccaacccccccccaccaccaaaaactcccccccccaccccaccccccccaacaCAACCTCCCCAACACAGACACCCACCACCAACCccccacaccccaccccccccacaaacccccccccaccacccccccccccccccacccccacccaaccccagccccccccacaccccacaccccccacCAGCCCCCACCCCAACCAAAACCCAACCCACCcaaccacccccccacccccaaccaccccccccacccacacacccacaccaccccccacccccaccaccccccccccacaaccccccacaccacccccccacgcccacccacaccccccccccccccccccccccaccaacccaaccccacccccaccccccacccccacaccaaacccccacacccacccacccacccaccccccccccccccaccccccaaaacccaccccccccccccccccaacccccccccaccaccccacccccccccaccccgacccaccacaaccccccccccccaaccccccccccacccccacccacccccccaaaacccccacccccccaccacaccccccccccacacaacaccacccccacacccccccccccccccc CacccccacaaccccccccccccaccccccccccacccacaccccaccactccacccccacaccccccccccaaccaacacCACCCCCCCCAACAacaccacccaccccccacccccccccac cccccccccccccccaaccaccaccccccaccccacccccccccacaccaccccccccccccaaacccccccccccaccccc cccaccccccccccccccccccccacccccacc ACccccacccaaccccccccccaccccccacccaaccccaccccccccacaccacccccacccaccacccgccacccccccaccccacaaacccaccccaaccccccccccccccccaccacccccacccacccaccaccatccacccccaccacccacaacaccacccccccccc Ccccgcccccacccccccccccaccccaccccccccccccccaccccccaccccaccccaccccaccaccaccccaccccaacccacccccccccaacccaccccccccg